GTTTTACATTCGCATATGGAGGCATGTTTTCCAAAATCTGGACAGTTCACAGACTGACCACCGCCAACAAAAAGGACAGGAAGGTAACTATACATCAGGGTAGTGATGACCTAGTTAACACTACTGACCATCATTGATTAAACCATTGTCATATACATCAGGGTAGTGATGACCTAGTTAACACTGCAGTTAAACTGACCATCATTGATTAAACCATTGTCATTGACTTTATGATTAGTGTTTTACTGGCTTCAGATAGCAATGTCAATAACTGGGAACAATGCATTTGTGATTAGCACCCTAATTTATACTTGAATCAAACCTATCACTTGTATGATATCCACAGCTCAACCAACTGGGCCAAGGAAGCATCTTCTTGTCTGCTTTAATTGTGACAGTCTTAATACTGTACACAAGACACCAACTGTTCACTGTCCTAAGCGGGATACTAACCATTCCATTTCTGTATTTACAGGTAGTGAGGCGGTGTGAACTGTTCACTGTCCTCAGCGTGATACTGACCATTGATGTAGCGGTACTGACCACATGGCAGGTACTAGACCCTCTATACCGAGAAGTGGAAATATTTGAGAAAGAAGATCCTGTAGACACAGATGAGGATATCAAACTTCAGCCGGAACTAGAACACTGTACTTCAAAAAACATCTCTATCTGGCTAGGTAGGACACTGAATCTTTCATTAGAGACGGCCTTATTATCCCCTCATTAAACTTCAGCGAGAACTTAAACACTGTACTCCATCTGACCTAAGGTAGGATACTGAATCTTTCATTACAGATGGCCTTATTATCCCCTCATTAAACTTCAGCTAGAACTTAAACACTGTACTCCATCTGACCTAAGGTAGGATACTGAAGCTTCCACTGGAGTGGGGCCTTTTTTATCCCCTTACAAACTGACAGGAAAATTAAATCTTTGATCACTCGGttaatcaattttgtttaagtGTGGCGGAGCTTGGCTGGAGCTCGGAGGTCCCGGATTAGAGTCCTGGTCTGGTTGTTTCATGTTTCCTCTCCAGTTACATCAGCATACAATCCTAGCATTTGAGATTTAGGTCCTCTTAATGATACCATCATAAATGATATGATTTTCCCTTTTTCAACACCCCGTAACCCCCAGGTCTTGCCCCTGTTTGTCTAaaagtattatacaatataaaggacaggacatctacacatgacttGCCTACCAAGCATTCGATACTGTTGTGACaccagtatttatataaagttttgTCGACAGGTGTGATATATGGCTACAAAGGAATACTGTTACTGTTTGGAATATTCCTGGCCTACGAGACGAGGAGCGTCAAGCTGAAACAAGTGAACGACTCTAGATTTGTAGGAATGAGTATTTATAATGTGGTGGTAAGTTCATGTCCAGAGATCCCCTCTAATGTTTGATCATATATAGAAACAGGGATTCCCTTACTAATATGGAAGGTTGTCCTGTTTACCTAATGCTGTTCACTTTCCAATTATAAAAAGGCAGAAGGTTGAATGTAGAATTTCTTGACTTAACACAGAAAATACACAAGAATTGATATGCCcccttaaaacaaacaaattttgaaGCTTCAACCtgttttataatttcaaaaataataaaagcaTAACTGGTAAAAACCTGGATGATTGACAGGTCAGTTGTCTATAATTTGAAGACCTACTTTCTATGATggaaatgaaatttgaataatAAACTCTTGCTGTTTATTGTTTAacttatacaaatgtaattctGGAGATATAAAGTGATGGACACTAACACAACCTTATATCTTTATGTTACCACATGTTCTACTTAATTTTCCAGGTGCTGTGTGTGATAACGGCTCCCATCACCCTCATCATCAGTAATCAACAAGATGCCAGTTTTGCCTTTGTAGCCCTCGCCATTCTTTTATGCAGCTTTCTGTCTATGGGCCTCATATTTGTACCCAAGGTATGGAGAACATCCAGTTTATGTTGTTGGTGGACAGGGAAATAACTGGAGGCGCTGTCATTTTTAATTGTCTTAATTAATGATGCTAGTTCTTATCTCTTGAcctttttcaatttttcaagaCAAAAGTAATCATAAATGGAGCTATATATAGGCATTAAGGAATATTCCTTTGAAGATAAAATGCAACTTGAAGGAATTTGCATAACTATTATGGTTGTACATTCAAGATCATTGTTCAAGTTATTAATGAGTACAGGTACAAATTGCCTCTATATGTAGTATATCATTAATGATATAATGGCCACATTGCTTTAATTAGAATTTATCATGAATCATCTGGGTGTTATTTATTCAGTATGCCAGTATCAGATATAGACATAACAAGGACAAATTGGTAATTAAGGGACCTTGACCAATTAGTGTCAGAGAACATAATTCTGACAGGTTCATTCccttttcatttaattcaaattttgtaACAGATTGTTGAAATAAGCCGAAATCCGAAGAAAAATCACCTGGAGGTGCGTGCTATGTCTGAATCTGTTGCCAGCAAGGAGGAAGAGGAAAGACACCAGAGGCTACTCGTAGAGAATGAAGGCCTCAAAAAACAAATTTCTGAGGTAAGAAAGGACTCAGAAAACATTCTAAAAAGTAGAGTCATACCGAAATCTTGGGTTTAATCTTTAATCTGAAGTAAAGGCTTCACTAGTAACAGATCTTTTAGGTAAAGATTTCATCTTAATAGGTAAGACTGGTACAAGAAATACTGGGATTTCAAACTCGAATGAATTCTCAGAGGCTTCCACACCTCATTAATGTATCATCTCAGCGAACAAGCTAGCCAGGTCTCACAACAGAAAACGTTATCTCAAAAAGACCTTACAGATCTTAATCAAATAATCATTTTGTAGGTAATTTTATgcaaaaaaacagaaatatgaATTAAGAAAGGGAGCATAATCAAGTGTTCATGACCGATTCACTGGCTGTGCCCACTCTATTTGCTGACATAAATTGAAATGATTTATGAAAAGTTGTTATTCAATATTATTCTATATGCTTCATTTTAGTAGAAAGTATTTATAAATGCCATTAACTGGAGTTTGAAAAGGAACTGTTTCTCTGTTACAGATGGAAGATCGAGTGAAAGAACTGAAAGAGAGATTAGAATGTAAAACACAGCAGAGGCTTTTAATTAATGGGGAGGGACCAGAGAGGAATAAAGCTCCGCCAGCTAATAAATCTGACCAATCACAGATGGACATTGACATAGAGAAGTCACCCGACTTACACGACAGCATTGTGTTGGaccataaaaatatttttagtgATACTACATCTGTGCCATTCCAACCAAACTCGGACTCAAACTCGAGTGTGCAGAAAAAACACCATTATTCTTTATCAGATCAAGACATTGACTTTTTGTGAAACATTCCGAAATTACTACTCTTAAACTTATTTATTGAAATTCAGCAATAGTTCTTTGCAAAATTTTAGCACCATTTTGTGTTTGTAGATATAAAACTGTcttaattttagaaaaaaatactgatctttgtaaatataataatgtggtttgtgtaatgttgcTAAAGTTTGCACTTTCCATCCCTTTCTTTGACACCgatttcatttcttttcttcacaatattaaaacattttatatccTTTTGCATCCTTAATGCATATAAATGAACAATGGTTCTTACATCAATAAAACCTTGAACCAGAGGATTAACTGTTGTACGTACCATATGTTCAACATGTCTTTGAGTGAAGCTGGGTTGTTTGTTGGGTATATTGGCAGTGAACAGCCAGGGTGTTCTTGTAGTAGCTAGTGGCTGCCTCACTGAACATCATATGAGACTGGCCTGTCATGTGATATCCAGAACAATTGCTAATGACACCTCTGCATTAAAACAGGACATTACCTGAAGTTACAGGACAAATTGTTTGGTCTGTAGATTGCAGAGGTGAAGGGCACTTCCATTTCATAATTGGATGATGAAATTCTGAATGTATGATAAAAAATTTCCAGATTATCATGTACAAATTAAATTCAGTAATGGTTTGGCAAGACGAGCTCTATTTacaataatttgtttgtttgtttcaacTTTTTATGGCAGATTTGAAGGGTTGTGATATACAAGATGTTTTGgatttcattgatgttgtgATAAAGACATAATGGCCTAAGTTTTCATAGATATACTTACACGTATACACTTATGTATATCTTACATAAACTTGACTAATCAATGGTAGCTCTGTTAattatgtgatagttataaaataagatctaactctactgtatttGGAACAAAACAAATTCATTGTTATAGCGTTTATCACTGGTTAAcattttgcggtgttttcatgcaaacatacgcagaaccctccaaaccctgagaaatcgtgaaaaaatgaaaattttttggaaaaaaggTTGCTCTATTATGTGAGAACCTGTTAATTCTGCGTAATTGCAATCAGATGTATCGgagtatgatgtccctatgaACAAACTGATACCTTAGTGTTGTATCATGATAAACTAAACATTACAGATAAGTAGTAGTAGTGTTATATCAAGTTTAAACACCATGACCATGTGCAATCTCAAAATTTCTCGTAACAAATTTTTTAATActgtttcaaatgtgttttatttaatCCATACCATTAACATGGGTTTTAGGGAAATTAAATATGTTATGATGAAGAAAAGTGTTTGTGTTTTATACACCAAAGTATAGAGTCAACAATAACACCATAATCCAATTCAATTTGACAATGGGTTTGTGGCACCTTGGTTGCATAGATTTGAAGCAGACTTTGGAAGAGGAATTAATGGGTTGTGGTGTCACAGTTGCAGTAGATTTGAAGTGGCCATTGGAAATTCCAAGAATTGGTGACTTGAGAAAGAGTTGTTTCCTCGTCAAAGGCTAAGAAGTGGAAATTTGGGAATTGTAgagatatttttgtttaatatattgatataagatGTTCTCTTTGGAAAAATTTTGGTAAGGTATATTGAATACTTTCAATTGCCACTAAGTTTCATTATTGAAGCATTGTGCTCAACTTTTCAACAGGCTATACAACAATATACATTCTATACGAAGaagaaaaatgaataaataacaaCATCCAACAGAACTGATTAGAGTATTTTACAGAAGAATCTTAATGTACAAAATGAACCGTATAGTGTAGATCGTTATTATGGATTATGTTAATGGTATTGATAAATGTTGAAAAGGCTAAAAGTTATGAATGGTAAAAGTAACATTAAGAAAAGTTAAACTCATTACATATGGGAAACTAAAGTAGAATTGAAATGCCTTTATTTAAATAATCTTCACAAGAAAACTGTCATCGCCCTATCCCCTACTCAAGAAATTAAATGTTCAGACACATATACTAGGACAGTGTAGTTACCATGTATGCTTGTgtgcaaaataaaacaaacaaaaaacggaGAGAGATAAAATTCTACAGAGCATCTATATGATTTTCTAGCTACACCACTGAACGATATCTTATGTATAATGGCATATCCTCAAGAGTAATGGTGCCATCATTTATAGCATATacaaatgaaaatcaaaacatCTGCAACATGCATTCTATAGAACTGCCCTATTACATAACTATAATTATCAATGTAGCACTAATAGTTTCCtagattttttttgtctgtCAATACAAGAGAACCCAGATACCATTGGTGTCCACTACTGAATGATCTTTATCTGTCctatgaaagactgatcttaTCTCTACTTTTCCGTTCTTTCCCTCTTCCTCTTTATCATTTGATAACAatgggaacctatatatgaagtCTATAAGAAAGATCAAAGAACCTTGTGAGCTATATTCATTAACAAGTTTtcattgacaaaatcaaagGTGGTCACctgtcagtcattttgttttcatgatcACACTCGTTGGGAACAACTACATAGGTACCAAGGCGAACATATATACCCCCAGGTACCAAGGGGAGCATATGTACCCCcaggtaccaaggggaacatatatACCCCcaggtaccaaggggaacatatatACCCCcaggtaccaaggggaacatatatACCCCcaggtaccaaggggaacatatatACCCCcaggtaccaaggggaacatatGTACCCCCAGGTACCAAGGGGAGCATATGTACCCCCAGGTACCAAGGGAACATATATACCCCCagtatatgaagtttgagaaatatcctttcAACACTTCTTCAGAAATACCAGGTAGATAACTTATTTTCAACTGTCATAATGCAAGATTattgcctgtcagccattttattTTCCTGAAGGGGCTGAAGGGAAACTGCATGCACATaagtttcagaaatatcctttAGTACTTCTTAAAAaacagcaataacaaactttgttGTCAAATCCAAGATAGCCACCATCCGATATCactatttcttaaaaaattactggagggatattcctaaAACTTCATGTTATGTTCCCCTTCGGCCTCAGTTGTGCCATTAAAAACAATCTGCTACAAAGCAGTCATCCTGGATTTTGAGGGATTGaagttttggggtttttttttagaaaagtactggagggatattcctcaaacttcatatgtaggttctacTTGATGTCTAGTTGTGCCATTTGAATAGTTTTTTGGTCAGAAAAACTAAATTGCCAaaagtggccatcttggatttgagaattgaagtttatcactttttcttgaaaagtacttgagGGATATgcctcaaacttcatatgtaggttccccgaTGGTGGCTAATTGTGCCATTTGAATATAgttttttgatcagaaaaacaaaacaccTGACAgacggccatcttgaattttgagaattgaaagttgttatcgctatttcttgaaaagttgTGGAGgaatattcctcaaacttcatgtgtaagTTCCCCTTTCTCCTTAGTTGTGTCAGTACaatttaaaattatgaaaaacaaaattaccaCAAAGCAGTCATCGTGGATTTTGTTATTgctttttcttgaaaagtactagaggtaTATTCCTCGGACTTCCTGTGTAGGTCCCCTTGGTCCCTTTTTGTACCAattaaatttagatttttgatcagaaaaacaaaatggctgacaggtgtCCGTCTTTGATTTTGAACATTCAAACTTGTTGTTCGCAATTTCTTGGAAAGTACTGAAGTGATGATTCTCAAACTTGACATGTAGGTTCCAATTGTTCATGTTATCTGATTAGTAAGAGGAAAAAAGagagaagggaaaagtagacaaagatcagtctgacatagaactaATAAAGATtgttcaatggtgggcgccaagatccctctgggatctcgttttgtttttctgatcattTAAAAAGCAGACAGTTAAGAACCAAGGTAAATCTACAAAATAAACTTGAGAAACGTCTATTCTGCACTTTTCATGAAATAGCGATATtaacacattttcaaaaaattaaagATGGCTATCTGGGGTTAAAAGGCACAACAAGGGAACATACATCCGAAATTTGAAGatgatccattcagtacttctAAAGACATAATGACAAActttattgtcaaaatccaagatggccactttTCAGCCATTTCGTTTTTCTGATCAGTCCCTGtattaatcaaagtactgaaagtactgcaGGAGGCGTTATTCAGATGTAaaaggtgatatttgaaataaagcaagaatagaaattaaactgatatcaacatgatgaaacatttctacttaagtgtgtcaaaccaactggacaaaatggttttcacagtcctgatgaatgtaatggtttagactgttccgatgtacataatggtttttaCCATCTTCAAGTTTCAAACCAACTTCTACTTTAGTagttaaactttttttttttcaaaccaacttctacttaggtacatgtcgttaacattcatactttaaaccaacCTTATACTTAAGAAGTTCAAAacttgcatttatgtgtttaaaaccaACTTATACCTAATAGGCCTAGGTATTAGAAAGGTCGAAACGATATGATACACATTTAGATACgctataacaatacacgatatgtattgaacaTACAGGAGTGTCTGCTacatttttgttgaaagtgtgcaatgtgtttcaatatcttgtaaaaaattgcttattcctttctattttgatcttagaataatatcaaaatttagattgacgacttttaaaaattattacttttttattcaacaaagacattttttaagagAATTACTTCAAAATTAggtatcaattccatctattttaatagctagatccaatatcaatattaacaataaactgtgatttgtaatttgttgtttttcaatttaccaccaagatgtagacaCTAGCCGattaggtactgtatataaatatacagtgtttaACATGCAAAATACAATtgtattgaagaaaactttcatatttgaaacCAATTCAATATGactgtgtttaaagaaactataaGTCCCTTGAGGAGGGGAAAGAACacagggcctatttttacatcaggattgtgttcatctcttgatgccaAGCAAGGCTATGTATGATTATCGGGTGGGGATCTGAATgatttcacagataaaacaaaagtaatcAGTTTTCAATGGTGGGAAAAGCTTTACCAATTTCGAATCCCTAGCTAGGatgataataatc
The window above is part of the Pecten maximus chromosome 2, xPecMax1.1, whole genome shotgun sequence genome. Proteins encoded here:
- the LOC117317759 gene encoding gamma-aminobutyric acid type B receptor subunit 1-like, with translation MARKVFCQAYKEKLYGKKYVWFIIGWYPDNWYKKYDPKVNCTADQLKEALEGHFATEAVVLHQENTATLSHMTSQEFKDRLDLNLKERNFTDMSQVDGYPEAPFAYDAVWALALALNRTSMKLSKYNKKLEDFNYYSEDIRREIYSAMNDTSFLGVSGNVAFSSEGDRIAWTQIEQMSNGTYQKLGFYDYNTDNLTWIKKEKWIGGKVPPDHTLIKSAPRVVSHGLFFAMCFFAAFGIAFGIFCIMFNFLNRQRRCIAYSQPSVNNVTVFGCILCLMCILLLGLDNQFISPELYPLICQLRAWMLSLGFTFAYGGMFSKIWTVHRLTTANKKDRKVVRRCELFTVLSVILTIDVAVLTTWQVLDPLYREVEIFEKEDPVDTDEDIKLQPELEHCTSKNISIWLGVIYGYKGILLLFGIFLAYETRSVKLKQVNDSRFVGMSIYNVVVLCVITAPITLIISNQQDASFAFVALAILLCSFLSMGLIFVPKIVEISRNPKKNHLEVRAMSESVASKEEEERHQRLLVENEGLKKQISEMEDRVKELKERLECKTQQRLLINGEGPERNKAPPANKSDQSQMDIDIEKSPDLHDSIVLDHKNIFSDTTSVPFQPNSDSNSSVQKKHHYSLSDQDIDFL